A region of Panthera uncia isolate 11264 chromosome D4, Puncia_PCG_1.0, whole genome shotgun sequence DNA encodes the following proteins:
- the SLC25A25 gene encoding calcium-binding mitochondrial carrier protein SCaMC-2 isoform X2 produces MLQMLWPFLSSFLPRAGCQGSREGNDNEVRGTPAPARGDQMSSFLGKQDGRAEATEKRPTILLVVGPAEQFPKKIVQAGDKDLDGQLDFEEFVHYLQDHEKKLRLVFKSLDKKNDGRIDAQEIMQSLRDLGVKISEQQAEKILKSMDKNGTMTIDWNEWRDYHLLHPVENIPEIILYWKHSTIFDVGENLTVPDEFTVEERQTGMWWRHLVAGGGAGAVSRTCTAPLDRLKVLMQVHASRSNNMCIVGGFTQMIREGGAKSLWRGNGINVLKIAPESAIKFMAYEQIKRLVGSDQETLRIHERLVAGSLAGAIAQSSIYPMEVLKTRMALRKTGQYSGMLDCARKILAREGMAAFYKGYVPNMLGIIPYAGIDLAVYETLKNAWLQRYAVNSADPGVFVLLACGTMSSTCGQLASYPLALVRTRMQAQASIEGAPEVTMSSLFRQILRTEGAFGLYRGLAPNFMKVIPAVSISYVVYENLKITLGVQSR; encoded by the exons ATGTTGCAGATGCTGTGGCCTTTTCTGTCCAGCTTTCTCCCTAGGGCTGGGTGCCAAGGCTCCAGAGAGGGGAACGATAATGAAGTCAGAGGCACCCCGGCTCCAGCTCGGGGAGACCAGATGTCAAGCTTTTTGGGGAAACAGGACGGAAGGGCTGAGGCCACGGAAAAGAGACCCACCATTTTGCTGGTGGTCGGACCTGCAGAGCAATTTCCTAAG AAAATCGTGCAAGCTGGAGATAAAGACCTCGACGGGCAACTCGACTTTGAAGAATTTGTCCATTATCTGCAAGATCATGAGAAGAAGCTGAGGCTGGTGTTCAAGAGTTTGGACAAGAAGAATGATG gACGAATCGACGCTCAGGAGATCATGCAGTCCCTGCGGGACCTGGGAGTCAAGATCTCCGAACAGCAGGCAGAAAAAATTCTCAAGAG CATGGATAAAAACGGCACGATGACCATCGACTGGAACGAGTGGAGAGACTACCACCTTCTGCATCCCGTGGAAAACATCCCCGAGATCATCCTGTACTGGAAGCATTCCACG ATCTTCGATGTGGGTGAGAATCTGACGGTCCCCGACGAATTCacagtggaggagaggcagacgGGGATGTGGTGGAGACACCTCGTGGCTGGAGGCGGGGCAGGGGCCGTGTCCAGAACTTGCACGGCACCCCTGGACAGACTCAAGGTGCTTATGCAG GTTCACGCTTCCCGAAGCAACAACATGTGCATCGTGGGCGGGTTCACCCAGATGATTCGAGAAGGTGGGGCCAAATCCCTCTGGCGGGGCAACGGCATCAATGTCCTCAAAATTGCCCCTGAGTCGGCCATCAAATTCATGGCCTATGAACAG ATCAAGCGTCTTGTGGGGAGTGACCAGGAGACTCTGAGGATTCACGAGAGACTTGTGGCAGGGTCCTTGGCTGGGGCCATCGCGCAGAGTAGCATCTATCCAATGGAG GTTCTGAAGACCCGGATGGCCCTGCGCAAGACAGGCCAGTACTCGGGCATGCTGGACTGTGCCAGGAAGATCCTGGCCAGAGAAGGGATGGCCGCCTTCTACAAAGGCTATGTTCCCAACATGCTGGGGATCATCCCCTACGCTGGGATAGACCTAGCCGTCTACGAG ACGCTCAAGAACGCCTGGCTGCAGCGCTATGCGGTAAACAGCGCCGACCCTGGTGTATTTGTGCTCCTGGCCTGTGGCACCATGTCCAGCACCTGTGGTCAGCTGGCCAGCTACCCACTGGCCCTGGTCAGGACCCGGATGCAGGCCCAAG CCTCCATCGAGGGCGCCCCGGAGGTGACCATGAGCAGCCTCTTCAGACAGATCCTGCGGACCGAGGGCGCCTTTGGCCTGTACCGGGGGCTGGCCCCCAACTTCATGAAGGTGATCCCGGCCGTGAGCATCAGCTACGTGGTTTACGAGAACCTGAAGATCACCCTGGGCGTGCAGTCGCGGTGA
- the SLC25A25 gene encoding calcium-binding mitochondrial carrier protein SCaMC-2 isoform X3: protein MLCLCLYVPLIGETQTEFQYFESKGLPAELKSIFKLSVFIPSQEFSTYRQWKQKIVQAGDKDLDGQLDFEEFVHYLQDHEKKLRLVFKSLDKKNDGRIDAQEIMQSLRDLGVKISEQQAEKILKSMDKNGTMTIDWNEWRDYHLLHPVENIPEIILYWKHSTIFDVGENLTVPDEFTVEERQTGMWWRHLVAGGGAGAVSRTCTAPLDRLKVLMQVHASRSNNMCIVGGFTQMIREGGAKSLWRGNGINVLKIAPESAIKFMAYEQIKRLVGSDQETLRIHERLVAGSLAGAIAQSSIYPMEVLKTRMALRKTGQYSGMLDCARKILAREGMAAFYKGYVPNMLGIIPYAGIDLAVYETLKNAWLQRYAVNSADPGVFVLLACGTMSSTCGQLASYPLALVRTRMQAQASIEGAPEVTMSSLFRQILRTEGAFGLYRGLAPNFMKVIPAVSISYVVYENLKITLGVQSR, encoded by the exons ATGCTCTGCCTGTGCCTCTACGTGCCGCTCATCGGGGAGACCCAGACCGAATTCCAGTACTTCGAGTCCAAGGGGCTTCCCGCCGAGCTGAAGTCCATCTTCAAACTCAGCGTCTTTATCCCCTCCCAGGAGTTCTCCACCTACCGCCAGTGGAAGCAG AAAATCGTGCAAGCTGGAGATAAAGACCTCGACGGGCAACTCGACTTTGAAGAATTTGTCCATTATCTGCAAGATCATGAGAAGAAGCTGAGGCTGGTGTTCAAGAGTTTGGACAAGAAGAATGATG gACGAATCGACGCTCAGGAGATCATGCAGTCCCTGCGGGACCTGGGAGTCAAGATCTCCGAACAGCAGGCAGAAAAAATTCTCAAGAG CATGGATAAAAACGGCACGATGACCATCGACTGGAACGAGTGGAGAGACTACCACCTTCTGCATCCCGTGGAAAACATCCCCGAGATCATCCTGTACTGGAAGCATTCCACG ATCTTCGATGTGGGTGAGAATCTGACGGTCCCCGACGAATTCacagtggaggagaggcagacgGGGATGTGGTGGAGACACCTCGTGGCTGGAGGCGGGGCAGGGGCCGTGTCCAGAACTTGCACGGCACCCCTGGACAGACTCAAGGTGCTTATGCAG GTTCACGCTTCCCGAAGCAACAACATGTGCATCGTGGGCGGGTTCACCCAGATGATTCGAGAAGGTGGGGCCAAATCCCTCTGGCGGGGCAACGGCATCAATGTCCTCAAAATTGCCCCTGAGTCGGCCATCAAATTCATGGCCTATGAACAG ATCAAGCGTCTTGTGGGGAGTGACCAGGAGACTCTGAGGATTCACGAGAGACTTGTGGCAGGGTCCTTGGCTGGGGCCATCGCGCAGAGTAGCATCTATCCAATGGAG GTTCTGAAGACCCGGATGGCCCTGCGCAAGACAGGCCAGTACTCGGGCATGCTGGACTGTGCCAGGAAGATCCTGGCCAGAGAAGGGATGGCCGCCTTCTACAAAGGCTATGTTCCCAACATGCTGGGGATCATCCCCTACGCTGGGATAGACCTAGCCGTCTACGAG ACGCTCAAGAACGCCTGGCTGCAGCGCTATGCGGTAAACAGCGCCGACCCTGGTGTATTTGTGCTCCTGGCCTGTGGCACCATGTCCAGCACCTGTGGTCAGCTGGCCAGCTACCCACTGGCCCTGGTCAGGACCCGGATGCAGGCCCAAG CCTCCATCGAGGGCGCCCCGGAGGTGACCATGAGCAGCCTCTTCAGACAGATCCTGCGGACCGAGGGCGCCTTTGGCCTGTACCGGGGGCTGGCCCCCAACTTCATGAAGGTGATCCCGGCCGTGAGCATCAGCTACGTGGTTTACGAGAACCTGAAGATCACCCTGGGCGTGCAGTCGCGGTGA